The genome window taacccctagttgctccagaggcatgtgacctccgacatatatatagcaattgtaagtcgctttggataaaagcgtcagataaatgtTGTAACTACACTGCCTTTttggattaaatatatatatatgtaatataatattatactatattttatacTATAATTTTTTCAGCTTTAATAGTTATCCATCAGGTTGCATGAACTTTCCCTTTATTAGAGCAAACTCCAAATGGAAGTGAGCATGCCCTACTCCCTTCGAAGGGagtaaataacacaaaaataaaaactttacttaataaaatctctgaatgtcATTCAAGAGATTAATTGAGTGGGGCTTACCTAAATGAATGAGTAAAAAACCCACAGTTTATCTTATCTCAAATTTACTTGTGCTACTTAAGTTAACTTTAAGTTAAGATACTTAAAGTGTTTAActaacaaatgtatatatttttcacatgTCCTTATtgttttaagtacatttaaaatatctgaGAATGTTGACATACACATCAGTTTTATGAACCAAAGATATTGCTTAGTGCCTATAattgattttgtattttattttattttattttatttgtattttgactTCATTATTAGCAACTATAGTAATCTGGACACATGGACACAACGATGGCACTCAGCGATGGAAAATCTGCATGTTGGTCACAAGAAAGAAGGCTTAAACCCCCATAACTCCTTTAAATACCGGTAAATATTCAATTATCAAGAGTTAATGAAACATTGGCTGTGTTTTTGGGTACACAAAACGTTCAGTGTAAGGGAACGTTCTGGGAACCTTCTAGGAACATAAATAGAATGTTTCCTTTAGGTTAGGTGAATGTTCTGGGAACCTAGCAAGAACGTTGCCACAAGGTTCCCAGAACGTTCCTCTAACCTTCTGTTAACGTTAAGAAAACTTTCCTGGCTGAAGTTTTAGATGGCTGAAGCTGAAGGTTACAGTCTGCTCGTGACCACactgaagagaggggcggggtcagcagagctcattagcatttaaagcgaGAACAGCTGGCTGAAAACAGAGCTGATTTTGACAGGGTGGAAAGGGTGTGTTTTACACTACCAGTGAGAAATTataaccaaagtatgttacagacttttcgttaagctcttaaaaaaatcatatcaacTAGTGTAAAATGAGCAttcaatgacccctttaagtaaagagtttttttcttattttcgtAGATTTCCCAAGTTACAGGTTAATTACAGGTTAACTGTAATTTCCTTATCCTTTTTACgtgaaaatattttatgtagtagtaaatctccaacaaatgctttcagatggagaggcacttactacacagagctgtagttcactgataAACTACGCAATATCATGTTCATAATCGCATTAttagtatgtttacacacacaaggaattggGCACCACATTTTACAAACGTGTTTGTCATTAAGCTGCCAATAAAACACTTCCAAAGTAAAGGAGTAATGTTATGActcaagaggaggaggaggaggatgatagCGGTATTTTAATGTTcagcaatgttttaaaataatgcttgattgattgattgattgattgattgattgattgattgattgattgactgacatAGGACTGAATTTTCTAAAgacaattttcaaaagacaaagttttaattttggggtggagtaacccttcaACCCAGAGTTACACTATAGCCAATGAAATCATGAAGTTAACGCACTTCTAGCAAGCAATCCTGAAGGCTGTGGTTGGGTTTCTCAGCTGTATGACCggtgaagctaaactctgcaggacagtggcctgAGTGAGTCTTTCACACATACTATCACAAGTTACGCCCTGTTGATGTGTGGAGGCGTTTAGAGGAAGAGGAAGCAGAAACATACGAGTGTACGTTTATATATGACTGCAATATGAACGACTTTTCTCTGAATATCTATAAGATTAAAGTCAATCAGGAATGAGGGCCACCATCACAATCACCATCTACTTCTCTCTCTGGATGATGTCAGGTCAGTTCTTTACTGCTCACTCAAACCTGAGCTTTAACTGATCATTATAATAACCCAGAGCAAATGATCTTGTGTTTGTCAGGTCAGGTTCTGTGTTTTAAAGTGATCGGCTGCTCTGGAGGGAGTGTGATGTTCAAGTGCATGAAGACAAACAAGAGAGAGTCTTCTGATCAGCTTAAAGGAAAGTATTTCTGCAGAAACAGAGACTGTACGACAGGAATCAGTACTGAGATTCAGCACCGCTGGGTTTATAATGAGAGATTCGCTCTGTATGACGATGAAAAGAGAGGATTCTTCTCAGTGTTCATCAGGAAGCTCAGCAGAGAGGATGATGGGAAATACACATGTGGAAACAATCAGGAATGGAGTCGTGATGTTGATTTAGTGGTGAACAGAAGTACATATGATACTTTATAACTGACTACTTTATTAACCttgtattataataaaacttatttaaagGTGTACTACAGAAAAATCAGTTATTGTTCAAAATCATAACTCATCATCACTATTATAATAATTCACAACagtataataatgatttataatttgagCTGACTGAAATGTCACTTTAACATCAGTCATATTTGTGAGGACACAGAAAGAAGAGCGTCTAAATGTCACTTATTCATTTGACATCTTATTCTGGACTTTTGACATTGTTTGATGTATATGACAGATCTCTCTCATGTTTAGATCACAGGTGACCATACACGACATAAACCTAAACACATACACAACACACGCTCATTTAAATAACTCTGCAAGAAACATGACACTGTATCTGTCACACAGAGATGGAGATAGAGAGACTGAAGTTCCCTGTAGTGCATctttaataatgctaataatattttaatatttctgtgcaTGTCACAATGATTTATTGAAATCATTTTCAGACTCTTCTTCTTGTGGGACGTCTGTTATCCGATCTGCATATAAAGGTCAAACAATCACTTTCAGCTGTGAATATGATCCCAAGTTTGAAACACACACCAAAGTCTTGTACAGAGTGAATGGAGATCCTGTGTTTGTGCTGAAGATCTCTCAATCATCACAATCATCTGAAGAGAAGTTCATCCTGTCTGACAATCAGAGAAATCACTTTACTGTGACCATCAGAGACATTTCTGAAGAGGAGCGTGGAGTTTATTTATGTGGAGTGGAGAGAGACGGAGGAGATACACCACCTTCAGAAACATCAGTTACTCACATAACCTTCATTAAAGAGATTCAGCTGAAGGTTAAAAGTGAgttttgattcatttttaatgttaaaatcttTATAAATTATCTAAATAAGTAATGTAAATCTCTCCTGActgttaaaaatgcaataaatcttgTCTTGCAGGTCAGATAACTTCTGTCCAGGTTGAGGCCTACATCAGTAAATCAGTCTTCATCAAGTGTGAATTTCCAGAAGAATTCAAAGAAAACCAGAAATTCATCCAGATACATTCATCACAGGAGATCTCTGATGAACAGAATCAGTGGATTCATCATGATAGAGTTCATATGTATGATGATAGGAGTTCAGGAGTCTTGAAGGTTTTTATCAGTGATTTAACTGAAGCTGATGAAGGAACGTACAGATGTGGAGTGAAAACTGTTAATGATCATCTGTTCACTGAGATCAGACTGAAGATTAATCAAGGTAAAGAGTTTCTGTCTGAGTCTGTTTTTGGACAATTTCTATCagttaaaatgagaaaataagattgaaaattcagtttttttattgtttttgtgtataGTTGATCATTTCCCTGAATCAAGTGAATCAGCTGCTGTTATTGGTGAAAGTGTGAAACTCAGCTGTAATTCCCCTGAGAAACAGCAGTCCATCAAACACATCTGTAAAGAGAACGAGCAGAAGATCTGTCAGAGCATCAGTTCATCAGAGAAGCAGC of Carassius auratus strain Wakin unplaced genomic scaffold, ASM336829v1 scaf_tig00036401, whole genome shotgun sequence contains these proteins:
- the LOC113082510 gene encoding polymeric immunoglobulin receptor-like, translating into MRATITITIYFSLWMMSGQVLCFKVIGCSGGSVMFKCMKTNKRESSDQLKGKYFCRNRDCTTGISTEIQHRWVYNERFALYDDEKRGFFSVFIRKLSREDDGKYTCGNNQEWSRDVDLVVNRNSSSCGTSVIRSAYKGQTITFSCEYDPKFETHTKVLYRVNGDPVFVLKISQSSQSSEEKFILSDNQRNHFTVTIRDISEEERGVYLCGVERDGGDTPPSETSVTHITFIKEIQLKVKSQITSVQVEAYISKSVFIKCEFPEEFKENQKFIQIHSSQEISDEQNQWIHHDRVHMYDDRSSGVLKVFISDLTEADEGTYRCGVKTVNDHLFTEIRLKINQVDHFPESSESAAVIGESVKLSCNSPEKQQSIKHICKENEQKICQSISSSEKQRFEFSDSTAGVFTASISNVSLRDAGVYWCGAETRHQHLTSVSLTNKHQLTLTMPPVIGREGDSVQIQCPYDEKHNEEMCLRRGKCLSKVVKYLCKGKCFTEDAQIIIHSDEDHVKNPRISVKDDTELNLFTVTMTELRAVDAGKYWCAVKDVFNLPIELMIIRKDAVAHEASVGGSVSISCKHMRCFCRGYQPNICFRDGVHVSSDNSRFSLPEETFSVKISDLRAEDSGKYWCAEESSGSFIITEVQLNVIREFCLPPGA